A genomic window from Pecten maximus chromosome 4, xPecMax1.1, whole genome shotgun sequence includes:
- the LOC117324839 gene encoding uncharacterized protein DDB_G0290685-like gives MEQLPASIWRYPRLITTPQFQELFSKTVWREGITIVLTLLRSSREGDHNSPYFIEELEGGDHNSPYFIEELEGGDHNSPYFTEEFEGGDHNSPYFTEEFEGGDHNSPYFIEEFEGGDHNSPYFTEELEGGDDNSPYFIEEFEGGDHNSPYSTEEFEGGDHNSPYFTEEFEGGDHNSPNFIEEFEGGDHNIPYFTEELEGGDHNSPYFTEELEGGDHNSPYFTEELEGGDHNSPYFIEELEGGDHNSPYFIEELEGGDHNSPYFIEEFEGGDHNSPYFIEEFEGGDHNSPYFTEELEGGDHNSPYFIEEFEGGDHNSPYFTEELEGGDHNSPYFIEELEGGDHNSPYFIEELEGGDHNSPYFTEELDGGDHNSPYFIEELEGGDHNSPYFIEELEGGDHNSPYFTEELEGGDHNSPYFIEEFEGGDHNSPYFIEELEGGDHNSPYFTEELDGGDHNSPYFIEGVRGRGSQ, from the coding sequence TTGGAGGGAGGGGATCACAAtagtccttactttactgaggAGTTCGAGGGAGGGGGATCACAATAGTCCTTACTTTATTGAGGAGTTGGAGGGAGGGGATCACAATAGTCCTTACTTTATTGAGGAGTTGGAGGGAGGGGATCACAAtagtccttactttactgaggAGTTCGAGGGAGGGGATCACAAtagtccttactttactgaggAGTTCGAGGGAGGGGATCACAATAGTCCTTACTTTATTGAGGAGTTCGAGGGAGGGGATCACAAtagtccttactttactgaggAGTTGGAGGGAGGGGATGACAATAGTCCTTACTTTATTGAGGAGTTCGAGGGAGGGGATCACAATAGTCCTTACTCTACTGAGGAGTTCGAGGGAGGGGATCACAAtagtccttactttactgaggAGTTCGAGGGAGGGGATCACAATAGTCCTAACTTTATTGAGGAGTTCGAGGGAGGGGATCACAATATTCCTTACTTTACTGAGGAGTTGGAGGGAGGGGATCACAAtagtccttactttactgaggAGTTGGAGGGAGGGGATCACAAtagtccttactttactgaggAGTTGGAGGGAGGGGATCACAATAGTCCTTACTTTATTGAGGAGTTGGAGGGAGGGGATCACAATAGTCCTTACTTTATTGAGGAGTTGGAGGGAGGGGATCACAATAGTCCTTACTTTATTGAGGAGTTCGAGGGAGGGGATCACAATAGTCCTTACTTTATTGAGGAGTTCGAGGGAGGGGATCACAAtagtccttactttactgaggAGTTAGAGGGAGGGGATCACAATAGTCCTTACTTTATTGAGGAGTTCGAGGGAGGGGATCACAAtagtccttactttactgaggAGTTGGAGGGAGGGGATCACAATAGTCCTTACTTTATTGAGGAGTTAGAGGGAGGGGATCACAATAGTCCTTACTTTATTGAGGAGTTGGAGGGAGGGGATCACAAtagtccttactttactgaggAGTTGGACGGAGGGGATCACAATAGTCCTTACTTTATTGAGGAGTTGGAGGGAGGGGATCACAATAGTCCTTACTTTATTGAGGAGTTGGAGGGAGGGGATCACAAtagtccttactttactgaggAGTTGGAGGGAGGGGATCACAATAGTCCTTACTTTATTGAGGAGTTCGAGGGAGGGGATCACAATAGTCCTTACTTTATTGAGGAGTTGGAGGGAGGGGATCACAAtagtccttactttactgaggAGTTGGACGGAGGGGATCACAATAGTCCTTACTTTATTGAGGGAGTTCGAGGGAGGGGATCACAATAG